One region of Streptomyces subrutilus genomic DNA includes:
- a CDS encoding ABC transporter ATP-binding protein, producing the protein MTTTHYAPHTTQAVAARATGLSKVYGQGETQVVALDNVSVDFAQGRFTAIMGPSGSGKSTLMHCVAGLDTFSAGSVRIGETELGSLKDKQLTQLRRDKIGFIFQAFNLLPTLTALENITLPMDIAGRKPDKQWLDAVISMVGLSERLSHRPTQLSGGQQQRVAVARALASRPEIIFGDEPTGNLDSRSGAEVLGFLRNSVRELGQTVVMVTHDPVAASYADRVIFLADGRIVDEMISPTADGVLDRMKAFDAKGRTS; encoded by the coding sequence GTGACCACCACGCACTACGCCCCGCACACCACCCAGGCCGTGGCCGCCCGCGCCACGGGCCTCTCCAAGGTGTACGGCCAGGGCGAGACCCAGGTGGTCGCCCTCGACAACGTCTCCGTCGACTTCGCGCAGGGCCGGTTCACCGCGATCATGGGCCCCTCGGGCTCCGGCAAGTCCACGCTGATGCACTGCGTCGCCGGCCTGGACACCTTCTCCGCCGGCTCCGTGCGCATCGGCGAGACCGAGCTGGGCTCCCTCAAGGACAAGCAGCTCACCCAGCTGCGCCGGGACAAGATCGGCTTCATTTTCCAGGCCTTCAACCTGCTGCCGACCCTGACGGCCCTGGAGAACATCACGCTCCCCATGGACATCGCCGGCCGCAAGCCCGACAAGCAGTGGCTGGACGCGGTGATCAGCATGGTCGGCCTCTCCGAGCGCCTGTCCCACCGCCCCACCCAGCTCTCCGGCGGCCAGCAGCAGCGCGTGGCCGTCGCCCGCGCCCTGGCCTCGCGCCCCGAGATCATCTTCGGCGACGAGCCCACCGGCAACCTCGACTCCCGCTCCGGCGCCGAGGTCCTGGGCTTCCTGCGCAACTCCGTCCGCGAGCTCGGCCAGACCGTCGTGATGGTCACCCACGACCCGGTCGCCGCCTCCTACGCGGACCGCGTCATCTTCCTCGCCGACGGCCGGATCGTCGACGAGATGATCAGCCCCACCGCGGACGGCGTGCTGGACCGCATGAAGGCCTTCGACGCCAAGGGCCGCACCAGCTGA